Proteins encoded together in one Microcaecilia unicolor chromosome 3, aMicUni1.1, whole genome shotgun sequence window:
- the LOC115464357 gene encoding gastrula zinc finger protein XlCGF52.1-like — translation MYSGQQRAQWDHKDAFRYRQDLSSDHEDRIQNGEILNTLAEGERYSKRRSEFVQFQNVRAGKRLSPGSDTWESCTPSSHGIEHQDLTEYVNKFTKNSNHRWIQQYQRSENKFAWTEGEKSFASKSDLTEKKKFHRGGMLFACNECKKCFTHKSQLKLHQFYHAGEKPLTYTECEKSFALNSNRRMLERLQTRKPFTCFYCGKIFIHKSELRRHERIHTGEKPFKCSQCGRAFSHKSAMRRHEMIHTGVKPFNCQECGRAFLHKSAVRRHEKIHTEKGLFHCAECGKYFRQISGLRKHEMTHVRERELRCFECDKIFNRQSELSRHERIHTGEKPFKCSKCGKTFSHKSTMRCHEKIHTEEKPFSCLRCDKHFRQLNGLRKHEKTHFGGLQRGQRLAVHI, via the coding sequence ATGTACAGTGGGCAGCAGAGGGCACAATGGGACCATAAAGACGCCTTCAGATACAGACAAGATCTTTCTTCCGACCATGAAGATAGAATCCAAAACGGAGAGATACTGAACACGCTCGCTGAAGGTGAAAGATATTCCAAACGCCGCTCAGAGTTTGTACAGTTTCAGAATGTCAGGGCAGGAAAGCGTTTATCTCCAGGTTCCGATACTTGGGAAAGCTGTACCCCGAGCTCACATGGGATCGAACACCAAGACCTAACTGAATATGTGAACAAGTTCACAAAGAATTCAAATCACAGATGGATCCAACAATATCAAAGAAGTGAGAACAAGTTTGCATGGACTGAAGGAGAGAAAAGCTTTGCCAGCAAGTCAGACctcacagaaaaaaagaaatttcacAGAGGAGGCATGCTTTTTGCATGTAATGaatgcaaaaaatgttttacGCACAAATCTCAATTGAAACTTCATCAGTTTTATCACGCTGGAGAGAAACCTTTAACATATACAGAATGTGAGAAAAGCTTTGCACTGAATTCAAACCGTAGGATGCTTGAAAGGCTCCAAACCagaaaaccattcacatgtttttATTGTGGCAAAATCTTCATTCACAAATCTGAACTGAGACGACATGAAAGGATCCATACAggggagaaaccatttaaatgctcTCAATGTGGTAGAGCCTTCAGTCACAAATCTGCAATGCGACGCCATGAAATGAttcatacaggagtgaaaccatttaactgtCAAGAGTGTGGTAGAGCCTTCCTGCATAAATCTGCAGTGAGACGACACGAAAAGATTCACACAGAAAAGGGGCTATTTCATTGTGCAGAATGTGGTAAATACTTTAGACAGATAAGTGGCCTGAGAAAACACGAAATGACCcacgtgagagagagagaattaagATGTTTTGAGTGTGATAAAATCTTCAATCGCCAGTCTGAGCTGAGCAGACACGAAAGGATCcatacgggagagaaaccatttaaatgttccaaATGTGGTAAAACCTTCAGTCACAAATCTACAATGCGATGTCATGAAAAGATTCATACAGAAGAGAAACCATTTTCATGTTTAAGATGTGATAAACATTTTAGACAGTTAAATGGCCTGAGAAAACATGAAAAGACACACTTTGGAGGCCTGCAGAGAGGTCAGCGACTTGCTGTTCATATCTGA